AGTTATACGAGCTAATGGGTCAAGCCTAAGCTGAGGCCgagctttcctaattaataagaAGACCCTGTGTCATTGTGAGCtgacagcccaaagaaaaatctgactaccAGCAACAaagcaagaccttgtttcaaaaaaagaaatccatttgcCTGAGGTGTGTTTTACACGACTTGCACTCGTTAGTGTACTGGTCGTGTGTTTTAACATAGCCATCTTCCAATCAAGATAGAACACATCtgcacccccgcccccaggaaACCCTCCCACCCCTCTGCAGCCAATGTCCCCATCCCAGGCAATCCCTTGACTCACTCCCATGGCCATAGATTAGTTCCCTGGAATCCCATAGCCACAGAGTCCCACTGCAATGTGCTCTGTCTGGCTCTGGCTCTCATAATCTTGTCTGTGCAGTTCCTTCATCCGTGTGCGGCTGCTCCTGACTTCTCTAGGACAGTAGAATATCCCATAGATGTACTCGTTTCATTGACCCAAATGAACTTGGGTATAGTACTGCAaccctgtaaccccagaactcagggcAAGGGAATCTCTGGAAgttcacacagtgagttccagggcagcgtGGGCTACATAGTCAGATCTTGTCACAACAAATACCAGGCAGGGTGTTTATAGCTGTAATTCAAGCACGTGGGAGGGAGAAGCAAAGATCAGTGGCTCCAGGTTATCCTGTactacatggcaagttcaaggccagcctgggctacattggaggaagtggaatggagttaATTTTCAGGGACTAAGGACTGATAAAGACTTGGCCTTGGCCCCAAGACATCCTGGAGTGCTGATCAGAACATAAGGAGACACAGCATGGGGGCCGGAGCATGAGAGCATCTGGGACATTCCCAGAGCccccaggaaggaagaaagcattcTTTTCAGCTGGGGTGGGGGCCAGTGGGAGAAGGCTTCCCAGCAGAAGAGTGCTGAAGGTCAAGGCAGACATTCCTAGGGTTGGAGGCGGTGAGCGCGGAGGCCTGTGGGTAGACAGAAGGGAAGGCCTCGGTGGCCAAGGTTCAGGGTACCCAGTGGAATGTGTTTTGAGGGATGGCTGCAGGGTGGGCCGGCCAGGCCTCGGCCAAGGCCCTGGAACAGCAGGCTGAAGGGATTGTGCCAGGCTTGGGGACAAAATGGCTGGGGTAGATATTTGAACAGGGATGTGGCTGAAGTCTGGGGAAGGGATTGAGACCCTTGCTGGACCCAGGGCTTCGTGACCTGGTTATTTTGACTCTGGGGGTCAAAGCAAGCTATTTGATGGCCTCAGACTGTGGAAGAGGGCGGGGGCACATGTGGAGAAAGCGGCAGTCAAGGTTAGGGGCCCATGATGGGTGCCTTCCTCCAGAACGCCCGACTCAAGGGTGCGCCATCCTTTGCTGGTACTCACGCTTCACTGCTGTGCGGCACAGGAGGACCTCCCTACCCAGagaggggaagggactgggataAATGCCACAGGGTGTCAGAGGCAGCAATGGTCTCCTCAGTCTTCCTATAGGGTTCTGTCACCACACCAGCCACTTTCCAGAATCCAAGAAACAAGTCCAGTCCCAGCTGGACTTCTGAGGGTTATAAGACTTGGTGTCATTCTGGTCGCTCTAGGACCCCTGTCTTCTTTTTAACGTTTTTAcaatttttgatttattttaaaatatgtttgcaTCTGTGCCTGTGGGTGTGAGTACATGAGTACAggtacccaaggaagccagagaggcTGCCAGATgtaagtgctgagaactgaacccctGTTCTCTGGAATAGCAgtaagtgttttttgttttagttttggttttttgagacagggtttctctgtgtagctctggctgtcctggaactcactctgtagaccaggctggcctcaacctcacagagatccgcctgcctctgcctctcgactattgggattaaaggcctgaccGCCTACCAGTtagctttttgaaacaggatctcagggttggagagatgtggaggacccaggttcaattcccagcacccacacgacagcttgcaactgtctgtgactccaagaCACAGATAGGCATGCAGCCAAAACTccagtgcacataaaacaaaaaagtaaattatttaaaaaaaaaaaaaaagatgggatcTCACTGGTAGCCTTGGCTGATTTGGAACTCTATAGAATAGGCCTTGAATtcttagagatctgtctgctttgccatcccaagtgctgtgattgaaGGCAGGTGCCATACCGCcaggttctttctttttctttctttcttttcttcctttcttcctttcttcctttcttcctttcttccttccttccttccttccttccttccttccttccttcctttctttctttccttctttttttgagatagggtttctctgtgtagccctggctgtcctagaaattgctctgtagatcaggctggccttgaactcacagagatccacctgcctctgcttcctgagtgctaggattaaaggcatgctctaccatgcctggctcttatttcattctttaaagatctctgtgtgtgtgtgtgtgtgtgtgtgtgtgtgtgtgtctgtctgtctgtctgtatctgcaGAGGCCCGAAGAGAATGTTGAGttccctagagctagagttatggcagttgtgagctgcccagcatgtgtgcctgggcattgaactcagatcctccagaagagcagcgaGCTCTCTTGACCACCAggccaccatctctccagcctggttctCGTTTTTGTCCATCGTATACTGTGCTCCCTAAAACCAGGTGTTCCAGTGGAGACCTACAGGGTGGAGGTGAGCACTGGGTCTCTCATTCCCTCTTCCACGCATGaggcttgggaggcaggaggaggtaaCTGCATGAAATGGCCTGGGGCTGCCAGGGCTGTGGGGACTGCTCTGAGAGAAGAAAATCAGACTAACTGGAGTGAAGCCTGGCCAGGATACATCAGCTGTCCTTTCTCACCCATTGTGTAGGTGAGCGGCTCATAGTAAGAGCAAACACATCCACAAATCCTCTTTGCAATCGTTCTTCAAGCGCTTTGTGTGCATTAACTCATTCCTTTCGTTACTGTGGAAACTTCCTGGCTGGGTAACCTCAGCAATTCCTTCACTGCTACGGCcccatttcttcatttgtatatGCTTTCCTGGGTTATTTGTGGGGTGGACAGGGTAAAGCATGGCTAATGCTTAGAGGGAGAATCCTAGAAAGGCAGGAAACATGTTAGGGAGCTCTCTTACTGATAAGATTGGTGCCATGAggtccatttcctcttctgtgtgtCCAGAATGGCTCTGCCCAATTGGCCTGACCCACAGAGTGGCCCCTGCTAAGGAAGGTTGGTGCTGGTCACCCTGTTTTTCAGCTCCTTCTAATGCCCAGGCCTAGGGCCCCCCTCCTCCAACACACACTTCCTGTCCCCAGGCTCCCAAGAGCCTGGCCTGTTGATCCCAGGGGTGCCAACTCCTGCTTTGGGCCAGGAGTGGGATGAAAAGCTcatcctgggatgaaaggctggCGGGCCTGGGCTGGACCCATAAACTGCCCCACCCGAGCTGTGAGGACCTCCGGGCACCGGTGTAAACTGAGTCATGGGGGGCAGGGAGTGAGTCATGTAGCCGTGAGAGAGCCAAGTGGGGCAGAGCACGCCTGCGTGGGGCCACTGCCACGCCTCATCCAGCCACAGCTCTTAGGCCCCCTGGAGTACCTGCAGTCCCCTGGCCTCGGGCAGAGGGGAACAGGACCCTCTGTGGCAGTGGGCGATAATGCCAGGCTTTcacttcatgtctgtgtgtgcatgtgtgtgcatgcctgtgtctgtgtgtatgtttctgtgggTGAGGGTGTGAATGTATAcactgtgtgtgtatctctgtatgtgtctgtgcatgtgcatatgtgtgtgtgtgtgtgtgtgtgcacacgatGCAGGAGGTGAGCATCAAGACCAGAAAGGGAAGCTCTGGGCACAGGAATGGGGTTTGGTCAAAAGTCAAAGCTCTCCGGCtgcggcagtggcgcatgcctttaatcccagcactggggaggcagagccaggctgatctctgtgagttcaagggcagcctgggctacagagtgagatccaggagaagctccaaaactacacagagaaacaaacaaaaacaaaacaaaagtcaaagcTCTGGAGAGATTTGTTGGGAACACTTcactgccctctcctggcctctgaagaTTTGGCTGATTTTCTGGGGcagttttctctcccttcagGAGGCCCCAGAGGAAGAGCCAGGGCCTGGTATGGGACATGGCTGTCTTCCAGGGTTCCCAGCAGGCAGACTTGGGGACAATGGTAGAAGACCCACAAAAACCAATCCCGAGGAGGCCTCTGACCCTAGGAGCTGGAACTGCTCAGAGACCAGGACCGAATGCCCCGACACCCTAATGTAGAAGACAGAGGAGCTGTGCGGGCTGCCAGAACTTCTGTAGCCTTGACTTTGGCcaagttcttttgttgttttgagacagggtctcatgtaggccaggctagcctcaaacttgctgagTAGCTGAGGTTAGACTTGAACTCCTAACCTTTCCGCCTCTACCTGTCAGGTGAAAGATGATAAAcgtgtcccaccatgcctggcttgactTTGACTGGCTTACTTAGCGTCTTGTGCTGTGAGGGTGGAGTGGATTCTGCAGGTAAGGTGCCCTGCATGTGCCGGGAGAGAGCAGGTCTGTATACATGCGTGCTCTTATGATAGCCTTGTTGCTTCACTTATAAAATAGATAGAGGACACCGCAGGCATCCTGTCCAGCCTTCATTCCGGTTGCAGCCTCTGGTTTCTTTCCTGGGAAGCTGTCTCCACAAGCCTGCCACCCTGCCCGCACAGCCTTCTGCCTAACCTCAGGTTTACTGTGCTCTCCTAGAGGCCAGTGGCCAAAGAAAACCCGGGTAGAAGGGTTCTCAGACTAGTGCCCTTAGCTTTACCCCTCAATGCCTGGGGGATGCGCGTCACAGAAGTGGGGAGTTTCCCTCCTCAGTGAATCAGCTGTGTGACCCAATCTTCATCCCTGCCAAGGCCCCTCCCGGTCAGCAGGAGTGGGGCGCAGCTGGCCTACCAGGAAAATCCCCCAAATCCTGCCAAAGCTTTGGCTGAGGCGTCTTCCTATTCAGCTGTCTCCAGCACTCCTGGATCCTGCCCTCAGGTCCATGTgggagtcaggagcagagagagcctCCGCCTTCCAGAACATCTTCgtgtctctctggcctctgtcatACTTCTCTCAGTTTTATTAGGGGAGCAGACACAGGGGCTTGTGCCGTTTGGCCAGCCCCTCCACAGCCTGGGCGGGCGCTTCTGTACTCCAGGAGCTGGCTAAGAGAGGCCCTGCTGGCCCACCTTGCCTTCTCAGGGTGCCATCCTCCACGTAGGCTGGAGTGACCCTTCCTTTTCAGATAGGACCTCAGCTTCTTGGTCAGGACTGAAGGAGTCTCTGTTGGGGTCcagcctgtctcccaagtgactCGGAGACCCTACCTTGTGCACCTCACAAGTCACTCCTACGTCCCTCAGGCAGTATTTCTTTCTGCAGCGCCCCTGTCCTCAATGGCACTTTCATTAACGAGATTTAACGatgcatcagatgccctggagttgaATTATCTGGGTTGAAATCTTGGCTCTGCCATCTGATTGCTCTGCATCCTTGAGACAATTAACTGGAATTCTCtggtctcagtttccccttctacAAAACGTAATAACAACAGAGctagaggctggagagggcaCACAGGAGTTAAGCACTGGCTAcacttccagaagatccaggtttgattccaagTGCCCACATggtagatcacaaccatctgtaactccagtgcctggggatccaacatccttgtctggcctccctgggtaccaTGAACACATGTGgcactcagacatacacacaggtacaacacccatacacataaaatattaaaaaaaaaaaaaaaagaacagagcttAGACGAGATAATGTAGGTAAATGTTGAGCACAGTGTCAGGCTCTTATTAATAAGAGGAGGAGACTGAGGCCTGGAGACCAAGGCTGGCTTTCATGCAATCACCCAGTATTCAAGAATGTTATTTGAGCCggatgtggtggcgcatgcctttagtcccagcagaggtaggcggatctctgtgagatcaaggccagcctggtctacagagtgagttccaggacagccagggctacacagagaaaccctgtctcgaaactccCCCTCCCCAAAAGAACATTGTTTGGTGCTTGCACCAGGCTTGCCATTGAACTGGGTGCTGAAGATGCCCTGAGAATAAACCCATCACTTCCTCCAGAGTCCCCGACATATCGATGAGAGCCACAAGTGGAACATGGTTGGGGAGCTAGTGGACCATTAGCTGGGGGAGCTGGTGTCAGGCATGCAAATAGAGGCTACCCGTCAACAAAGACACCAAAGTGGAAAAAGCCAgaatgtggttaaaaaaaaaaaaaaaaaaaaaagccgtatGAACAGAGTAGAGGTGAAACAGGAGGGGCTCACAGGCAATTACTTCTTTCATTTAATAACCTCTGGAGAGGGTTGTTCTGGGCTAGAAGCTGAAATGTAGACACTGCCCCTGCCTTAGTCTGGGTCTGTGGTTTGGGGACCAGCAGGAGATTGCTAAGTAACTGCTGATTCTGTGATCAGTCCACACAACAGGGGTTCAAGCAGAAGGAGGCCTGAGGCCCCATGCTCCATGCCAAGGTGGTCAAGGATGTGTCAGTTGGCTTCAGTGGGGTGCAGAGACACATGTGCCTAAGGACCGCTGAGACAGCTGCTGGGGACCCGGTCAATTTCAGTCCAGGAGGGCAGGCCTTGTTCCTCACTGCCGTAGAGAACCGCACAAGGCCTTTCAGTAGGAGAGGAGTGTGAGCATCTCTACAGAGTGGTCTGTGGacctggctggaggggagggggcagggaaggggaggtggggtggaggagccTGTGGCTGTTGTCATAGTTTTGGAGACAATGAGGAAGGGCAAAGGACCAGGCAAGGGGCCAGGCAGGGCCAtagagatggagaggagggatgTGTCAGGCTTTGTACGGGAAGAGAACCTGGACTGTCTGTACCACGTGGACATCTTTGTGGGAACTCAAGACTCTGCCAGGACGCCACTCCCCTGCCTAGGGAAAGTTGGCCCACTTTTGTCAAGTGCAAAGcatcagcaggcaggcaggcaggcaggcaggccaccTGCCTCTGAGCTCTAGGGACTTCCCACGTTTGGGCTGAGGTGGATTCGGTCCTGGGGAAACTCAGGGTAGGGAGGAAGTTGGGGAGGGGGTTAAGCCAGCACCTCATGACTCAGCCACTTCCACCCAGTCAGCCCAGTGGCATCTCCGCTCCTCTGCTCCAAATTCCAACTTGGTGAGGCTGCTGGAGGCTGAGTCAGCGCTGGCACGGCACGAGAGCGGCATCTCTGGGGCTCTCTGCCAGCACTGAGCCCCCAACCAAGGCCCCGAGGCTGGGCATGGGTTTGGGGAGATGACATGGTGCCGAAGCCAGGCCCCTGAGGCTACAGCAGCCATGCAGAAGAGGACGGCCAGAAGATCATGTGAGTGCCCATGCTCTGTGGGCTGTGACCGTGTCTCTCTGGGTCAAGAAGCACACTCCGCCTGAGAAGGGAGGGATCAGAGGCAAGTCCCGGCTCTGCTCACTCACTGAGTCACCCCCATTATCCTTTCTCCTATTGGCCTCAATTCCTCTCTGCTTTTGAGGGTCGTGTAGCTCTGctggtcctggaacttgctatgtgacaccaggctgtcctctaactcccaaagatcagtctgcctctgcctctgcctctgcctcacgggTACTAGGAGTAACAGTGTGCACCACACCTGATGGCAATTCCTTGACAGCAGGATGGGGCCTGTATCTCCTTAACGAGGTCATGAGAGTTGAGTGGCCCATGTGGAAGTGCTTTGTAAACTATTCAGTGTCTTCTGGATAGGGTGGCAGAAGTGAATGCCAACGCCAGGGTTTCTGGAGACACTGAATCCGTGGATATTCAGCTGTTCACTGGTTAGGCTGTTCCAGCCAAGGGTGCCGAAATCCAGCCTATCTCCGTTTACAGAACTATGTGAGCAGCCTGGAACTGCAGGGACAGAGAGCGTGCCTGTCTAAGTCCtgaagcatgcacatggtggttCAGACCTGTGATTCTAGCATGAAGAAGCTATGGCAGGAAGACCAGAACTGTGAGACCAAATTGTGCTACATCACTGTTTCAAAGTTGTGGGGCAGAGGGCCTATGGATGCAGCTCCGCTGGCAGAATGCCCAGCGGGCAttaaaccctgggtttgatctcagtTACTGCATAACTGGGCAGCCAGCACTAacctgggtgtgatggtgcacacccgcaatcccaacactcaagtgTAGGCAGAGGATCATAAACTCAAGATGAGcatgttttaatcccagcacgtgggaggcagcgACAGGCCTGGATTCCAAGGCCAACTTGGTttacacagccagttccaggccagctagagccaCATAATAAAAccgtttttaaaaacaaagcctGAGCAACTAAGATGGCTTagtagataaaggtgcttgcctgaCCAGAGTTGGATCCTTGGGACCTACACCGTGGAGGGAAAACGGACTTCTTCAAATtgttctgacctccaaatgtgtaCATGAGACAAACTAGCCTCTGAACCGTCCTAAaaggtaattttatatttttattagttttatcctttttctgttgtttttgtagacagggtttctctgtgtagctttgcgcctttcctggatctcgctccgtagaccaggctggcctcgaactcacagaaatctgcctgcctctgcctcctgagtgctgggattaaaggcgtgcgccaccaccgcctggctattttattagttttaatattttgtaaattCGTTTTTCTGCCTATGGGTGTTTTTTCCTGTATGTCTCGCaccatgtgtgcagtacctgcagaggccagaagagggcatcttagcccctggaactgcagttagagGCTATTACCAGCCacctgtgaatgctgggaattaaacccaccatcctctggaagagtaatcaGTACTCTTAAGTACTGAGCCAAGTCCCCATGATCTTtaacctccccttctccccctccaggaactcagagatccacctgcctatgcttcccaagtgctaggattaaaggcgtgttttttaaaaacctaaaaactgagggtggtggtacaggcctttaaacctagcactttGGGAGGTataagcaggtggatctctgtgagttcaaggccagcctggtttacacagtgagttccagaagaccaagggctacatagtaacaccctgtctcaataaaatttaagtctaaaaacaaatacatcttgAGGTCAAAAAGTAGCCCCTTAGGCCTTCCTGGAAAGACCTAAGACACTGATTCTGATCCATGTGTGCAGAGGTTCTCAGAAGTGAAAGGCACCATCTTCattgctgagggaggaggaggaaaaagaaggccTGGCATCAGAGCTGCCTCTTCTGGCCCTGCCTTTCCTCAGGAGCCAAAGCAGGTAACCAtcaggacactttttttttttggttttgttttggagacagggtttctctgtgtagatttggtgcctgtcctggaactcactttgtagaccaggctggccttgaattcagagatctgcctggctctgcctccctagtgctgggattaaaggtgtgcaccactgcccagctccaggacaatattttttaaaaacactcaaGACACAGACCCAAGCTGGGTTTTATTGAAATGCCAGGAGCAGGCACATGTCAAGGTAGTCAGGGAAGGGATGTTGGTGATGCAGGCTATGAGTTTGCAGGGAGGAGCAGGCCCTACGTCCATGACCCTGCATCCTCTCTTGGCCCGAGTATCTAGGCCCCAACAGCATGCTCAGTCCTTGTAGGTCCCTGCCACCCGGGCTAGGATGGCTCCAAGGGCAGGGACTGGAAGCACTAAGTGTTCTCCcttaggagggaggagaggaaagggagatgcAGGGTGAGTATAGTAGGGACAGAGGTGGCCAGGGCAGGCTTTCTTGAGTATCTGCACCCAAGCTGTGGTCCTGGGCAGTGGCAGGGAGCAGCATCAAAGAGGGCAGCTGAGGGCCCGGCCCTCAGGGAGCCGAAGCCCCCAGCCCGTGGGGGCTGGAGTCAACCCAGCAGAGAGAGAAGTTCAAAGGGACTGAGTACAGGCAGTTCCCAAGTCAATTAGTCCTCAGAGCTAGGGAGCTTGGCCTTCTcgggacaaagaagaaaaagaaagaaggatccATCCCCGGCAGGGGCGCAAAAGGTGGTCTCTCCCACGTGGCCCCTCTAGGTCAGTTCTACATTGTTGGCACGGTCCAGCACTCGAGAGCCACGGGCATTGCCTCCAAGCTGGAAACGGCTCTCATAGAGAGTGGGGCAAAGGTGCCAGCGGTTGGCTCGGTAGATGCCCAGGTAGGTGTAGACATCAGGTTTGTAAGTGAGCAAGCACTTAATGCCGGCAGCACGGATGGCAGAGTCTGCCTCCAGCACACCCAAGCGGTCCGTGAAGTCGTCCGTGTAAACACAGATGACCTGGCGCCCACCCTCCTTGGCCCGTGGGCTCACCTTGGCCACCTGAAGACGGCCTTCAACTACAGCCCTGGCAATGCCAGCCCAGGCATGGTCCAGCTTAAAGCCAGGTGCCAGGTGAATCAGCCACTTGCCAGAGAGCACATGGTGGGTGATGGCCAGCTGGCGCAGGGTACCCGGTGTGATGGGCCGCCCACTGGTCTGCAGCGCCTCCCAGGCTGCCTGCAGCCCTTGAACATCCCCTGAGTTGGGGGTGTAACCCTGCCCATAGGCTGCAATCCAACCCACAGGTTCAGAGTTGGGTGAACCTGGGTCCCCATAGCGAGTAACTTGAGATGGTGGGTACTTGGCCAACCAGGCATCCAGCTCTGAGGCAGGTGTAGTTCGGGCGTCAAATACCAGCCAGGGGTCCATGTCGgctgccatggcctctgcagccaGGTGCTCAGCAGTGAAGCCATCCTCACGGCCACCTGGAGAGTCCTCCTCTTCCAGCTCCTCATTTGGTTCCATCCTGTCGTGAGGGAACTGAGTCAGAGGAGGTTTGAGAAAGTAAATATCAAGTGCTGGGTCCTAGAGCGTGCCAGGCACCGCGgtaaactgtgtggccgtgggcAAGACTTAACGTCTGTGCCTCAGTTGCCTCATCTTTACAATGGGATAACAACTGATCCTGTCTAGATCTGTCTTTAGAATAAAATGCCTGAGGTCAAATCGCTATTGTTAGTATTACTTTCACTGCTTACAAACAAGGAAATTGAAACTCTGAGAAAagggacttgcccaaggtcacgcCTGTAGTAAACGGAACAGCTGAAGCGTGAACTGGCACAGGACTCCGCCACACCTCCTGACTGGAGACCCGCAGGTAGCACGGCACTGCCTTTTAAGGGAGTGTAGGCGAAACGCACGCTTGCCGCCCCTACGGGGCGGCTGGGGGCGGCTAGGCCTCCCCGATCCTCTATTTGGGGCACACTTAAAGACCGAGACACTGAGGCCTAAAGCGGGCAGAGGCCCGTCCGGAGTCAACGGGCGGCGTCCAGACTCGAACCTCATCCGGACAGAGCCTGCAGCAGGCCAGGCCCCCGTCCTACCACACCCGCCGCCATTAGTGCCCACAGCCTAAGGGCTGCCCCGGCCCCGGGGCTGCCCCTCTCGCCGCCCCGCAGTCACCTTCGGCCTTCGCTCCGTTCCACGCCAACCCAACTTCGGGCCCGGCTCCGTTCCTGCCCGGGGTCCGCGCCGCCACCCCCGCCGCGTCCCGCCCCGGccacggccgccgccgccgccgccatcttaGGGTCCCGCCACCTCAACAACAACTTTATAGACAAACGCAATCACGGGGCGGGGCCAGAGGCGGAACCAGCCGGTTTGGGGGCGGGGGCTGCAGGGGAAGGGGCGGGGCCGGCGCGAGATTCCTGGGCGGGGCCGGCCTGCAGGGGGCGGGGCTAACGTTCGTACTTCAAGTTTGGGGGCGGGTGGGAGTGGCGGGCCGATCCCTGAGAAGGACGCGCAGCGCCCCAGAGGCTCCCAAAGCCGAGCCTCGGGGTTAGGGGAGCTGCTCGTCGGCGGGCGGCGCTAGGACCCTGCGGGTAGCGGCGGGGGCGGAGCAGGCGGCAGCAGGACCCGGGGGAACCGCGGCGGGCCGGCGGCGAACAGGGCCCGGAGCCGGGAGGctgcgggcggcggcggcgctgggCCCGGCGCGGCGGCAGAGGCCCCGAGATGCCAAGCAAGAAGAAGAAGTACAACGCGCGGTTTCCGCCGGTGAGCACGTGGCCGAGCTGGGCCTCAGCGGGTCGGGCTCCCGGGAGGCTCGGGCCCAGGTCCTGCCGGTGTGGGGGGGGCGGGTGCCTTTAGGTGTCCGCGGCCTGACGCCCCGCCCCCTTCCATGCCCTAGTGGCTCGGCGCCTCCCGCCCCCTTCTCTCGGGAGACCCCCTGGCTGCCCCCAGCCCGCCTGCAGGGACGCGGGCCCCGGCGTCCGagctctgcctccttccttcggCAGGCGCGGATCAAGAAGATCATGCAGACGGACGAGGAGATTGGGAAGGTGGCGGCCGCTGTGCCTGTCATCATCTGTATCCTTCTGGGGGCCTGGCGGGGCTGAGGGGCGTGGGGCGGGACTTCGGCACTCCCCCTTCCGATTCTCCTTGACGCCCCTCAGCCCGGGCGCTTGAGCTCTTCCTGGAGTCTCTGTTGAAGAAGGCTTGCCAGGTGACCCAGTCTCGAAATGCCAAAACCATGACCACGTCCCACCTGTGAGTGGCTGCAGAGCTGGGGCGGGCGTCTGATGAGGCCGCGTCCTGACGGGGCAGTGGTGGGAGTCTGAGGGAGTTCGAGCCAGTTGGGTGGGTTTGGGCCGAGGTAGGAGGGATTA
The sequence above is drawn from the Peromyscus leucopus breed LL Stock chromosome 1, UCI_PerLeu_2.1, whole genome shotgun sequence genome and encodes:
- the C1H11orf68 gene encoding UPF0696 protein C11orf68 homolog isoform X1, whose protein sequence is MAAAAAAVAGAGRGGGGGADPGQERSRARSWVGVERSEGRRMEPNEELEEEDSPGGREDGFTAEHLAAEAMAADMDPWLVFDARTTPASELDAWLAKYPPSQVTRYGDPGSPNSEPVGWIAAYGQGYTPNSGDVQGLQAAWEALQTSGRPITPGTLRQLAITHHVLSGKWLIHLAPGFKLDHAWAGIARAVVEGRLQVAKVSPRAKEGGRQVICVYTDDFTDRLGVLEADSAIRAAGIKCLLTYKPDVYTYLGIYRANRWHLCPTLYESRFQLGGNARGSRVLDRANNVELT
- the C1H11orf68 gene encoding UPF0696 protein C11orf68 homolog isoform X2, giving the protein MAAAAAAVAGAGRGGGGGADPGQERSRARSWVGVERSEGRSSLTTGWNQMRSWKRRTLQVAVRMASLLSTWLQRPWQPTWTPGWYLTPELHLPQSWMPGWPSTHHLKLLAMGTQVHPTLNLWVGLQPMGRVTPPTQGMFKGCRQPGRRCRPVGGPSHRVPCASWPSPTMCSLASG